Within uncultured Methanoregula sp., the genomic segment AGAAAAAAATGCAAGTGTAATTTTATTTTTTATTTTTTCGGTTTTTCAAAATGACGGGCACCCCGGAACTTGGACATCCCCTTGAAGTATAAATCATTAAAACCATTTATCAATTCATTCGCAGCATGGGTATCATTCGTTGTATGCGCAAAATGATCGAGAATTAATTCCTTATTTGCTTCGAATAATAACCGGTAAAACTGATCCTGCGTATATTCAGTAAAATTTACAGTTATCAGATCTGAATTCCTGAATTTCTCAAAGAAATCGCCCGGGCCGCTCAACAACCCCATTTCAATTGCTTTATAATACAATTCACAGCCGGGGTACGGGGTAACCGGGCGTATCGTCCTGACATAGTCGTAGTGATTGTATTTTTTAATAAGCCGGACATTATTTTTCAGAGATTCTTCCGTATCCCCGATATTTCCCCATATAAAATTCAAACCTATGCCAATTCCGACCTTACGGACAATTTCTGCTGCCCGTATATTCTGATCTACCGTTGTGTTCTTATGCATAATGTCAAGAACATCCTGACTTGATGATTCCATACCAAAATTGAGGAACTGGCACCCGGATTCTTTCAGGCATTCTGCAACTTCTTCATCAAAGACGTCAACCCGGGCATTGCAATCGTATTTTATCTTCAGGTCATTTCGTTCGAGTTCATCCCTGAATTCAAATATCCTTTTTTTCGGGTATACAAAAAGTTCATCGTTCATCATGACGTAGGTTACGCCATATCGTTCTTTCAGAATGCGAATCTCTTCAACAACAT encodes:
- a CDS encoding radical SAM protein, producing the protein MSLNGRVLFVIHDLYQNDNHFPLGVGYLAAILKQQGADVTVYNQDVFHYSNEELAEYLDREEFDLIGVGFLAARFKETVLDLCKTIHAHKKSAWLVLGGHGPSAIPEYMLQTTGADIVAIGEAEETIVELLKCKLDHGDLSKIQGIAFCSNGETVVNPRRKPIHDLDTIPFPQWDLFPMVEYTTCSKFFNMDENERSLAIASSRGCINRCNFCYRMEKGIRFRSIKNVVEEIRILKERYGVTYVMMNDELFVYPKKRIFEFRDELERNDLKIKYDCNARVDVFDEEVAECLKESGCQFLNFGMESSSQDVLDIMHKNTTVDQNIRAAEIVRKVGIGIGLNFIWGNIGDTEESLKNNVRLIKKYNHYDYVRTIRPVTPYPGCELYYKAIEMGLLSGPGDFFEKFRNSDLITVNFTEYTQDQFYRLLFEANKELILDHFAHTTNDTHAANELINGFNDLYFKGMSKFRGARHFEKPKK